From Diceros bicornis minor isolate mBicDic1 chromosome 17, mDicBic1.mat.cur, whole genome shotgun sequence, the proteins below share one genomic window:
- the LOC131415967 gene encoding olfactory receptor 6C2-like, which produces MRNHSVTTFILLGLTDDPQLQGLLLIFLFFTYLLSVTGNLVIVSLTLVDSHLKTPMYFFLQNFSCLEILFTSACVPRYLYNLSTGDKTITYCACAIQAFFTDLFGVIEFFLLATMSYDRYVAICKPLHYTTLMSSRVCRRLIVCCWMAGLVIILPPFSLSQNLDFCDSNVIDGFLCDVSPFLKISCSDTWVVEQMVIVCAVLTFITTLLCVVLSYMYIIKTIIRFPSAQQRKKAFSTCSSHMIVVSITYGSCIFIYVKPSAKESAAINKGIAVLTTSIAPVLNPFIYTLRNKQVKQAFKASIKRTVLSYKK; this is translated from the coding sequence ATGAGAAACCATTCAGTAACAACATTCATTCTCCTGGGACTAACAGATGATCCACAACTTCAGGGTCTgcttctaatttttctattttttacctACTTATTGAGTGTAACTGGAAACCTGGTTATTGTCTCACTTACATTAGTGGATTCTCACCTTAAAACGCCAATGtactttttcctacaaaatttttcCTGCTTAGAGATCTTATTCACATCGGCTTGTGTTCCTAGATACTTATATAACCTATCAACAGGTGACAAGACTATTACCTATTGTGCTTGTGCCATTCAAGCATTTTTCACTGATCTTTTTGGAGTAATTGAATTTTTTCTCCTGGCCACCATGTCCTATGACCGCTacgtggccatctgcaaacccctGCATTACACCACCCTCATGAGCAGCAGAGTCTGCAGAAGACTCATTGTTTGTTGTTGGATGGCTGGCTTGGTAATCATACTCCCACCATTTAGCTTGAGCCAAAATCTGGACTTCTGTGACTCTAATGTCATTGATGGCTTTCTCTGTGATGTATCTCCCTTCCTGAAGATTTCATGCTCAGACACGTGGGTCGTTGAGCAGATGGTTATAGTCTGCGCTGTGTTGACCTTCATCACAACCCTTCTTTGTGTCGTTCTCTCCTACATGTACATAATCAAGACTATTATAAGATTTCCTTCTGCTCAGCAACGGAAAAAAGCCTTTTCTACCTGTTCTTCTCACATGATTGTGGTTTCTATCACCTATGGCAGCTGTATCTTCATCTATGTCAAACCTTCAGCAAAAGAATCAGCGGCTATTAACAAAGGTATAGCTGTCCTCACTACTTCCATCGCTCCTGTGTTGAACCCCTTCATTTACACCTTGAGAAACAAGCAAGTAAAACAAGCATTTAAGGCCTCAATCAAAAGAACTGTCTTATCTTATAAGAAGTAA